The following proteins are co-located in the Apium graveolens cultivar Ventura chromosome 5, ASM990537v1, whole genome shotgun sequence genome:
- the LOC141660774 gene encoding uncharacterized protein LOC141660774 produces the protein MPFPSGVYFSNAVNRLLQEETSYDKEELKILHEKNHGMLNPEQKNVYDSIIQNVYNKVGGVFFVFRSGGCSKTFLLQTLCCHLRSEGKIVLPVASCGVAAVLFPGGRTAHSRFHIPLKLDQDSTSGIRHGTDITKLIQQIDLFIWDEAPMQHHHAFESVDRSLRDIMSAIDKRRANKPFGGITVVFGGDYRQILPVIPKASRAEIVGSTLNKSKIWEFFQVFLLKQNMRLHAGNT, from the coding sequence ATGCCATTTCCAAGTGGAGTTTATTTTAGCAATGCTGTTAACAGACTACTCCAAGAAGAAACTTCATATGATAAAGAAGAACTCAAAATTTTGCATGAAAAGAATCATGGAATGCTCAACCCTGAACAGAAGAACGTTTACGATTCTATCATTCAAAATGTTTATAATAAGGTAGGTGGTGTCTTCTTTGTATTTAGAAGTGGAGGATGCAGCAAGACATTTTTGTTGCAGACATTATGTTGTCACCTTCGTTCAGAAGGAAAGATTGTGCTTCCTGTTGCCTCATGTGGAGTAGCAGCCGTATTGTTTCCTGGTGGTAGAACTGCACATTCAAGATTCCATATTCCTTTGAAACTTGATCAGGACAGTACATCCGGAATCAGACATGGAACCGATATTACAAAATTAATCCAACAAATTGATTTGTTCATTTGGGATGAAGCGCCAATGCAACATCATCATGCCTTTGAATCTGTTGACCGTTCTTTGAGGGATATAATGTCTGCTATTGACAAAAGGAGAGCAAATAAGCCATTTGGTGGTATCACCGTAGTTTTTGGCGGAGATTATAGGCAGATTTTACCCGTGATTCCAAAGGCATCCAGAGCTGAAATAGTAGGTTCCACCCTCAATAAATCAAAGATTTGGGAATTTTTCCAAGTTTTTTTACTTAAGCAAAATATGCGGCTTCATGCAGGAAATACATAA